In Deltaproteobacteria bacterium, the sequence CCGATGCAGGGTTGGGCGCGGAGCTCATCGGCGTCGAGCTGTCGGCGACCGCCGTCACGCACGCTCGGGCGCGCCTCGGCAGCCGGGCGCGCATCGAGCAGGGCAACGCGCTCACCCTCGCCGACGACCACGCCGCGGATGTCGTGCTCATGCTCGAGGTGCTCGAGCACCTCGCCGATCCGAGCGCGATGTTGCCGGTGCTGGCTCGACTGTGCCGCCCGTACCTGGTCGCGTCGGTGCCGTGGGAGCCGATGTTCCGGCTCGCCAACCTCGCGCGCGGGCACCACCTGCGCCGGCTGGGCAACCATCCCGAGCACCTGCAGGCATGGAGTCGACGCGGCTTCCTCGAGTTCATCGGCCAACGCTTCGAGCTGCGCGGCGCGCCGCTCGTGCCACCGTGGACGATGGTGGTCGCGCGCGCGCGCGCGGACGAGTAAGGTGGCGGACGTGAAATCCACCAGCCTCGGCGTCTCGGTCGTCGTGCCGGTGTGGGACGAACGCGAGTCGCTGCCGCAGCTGCATCGCGAGTTGATCGCAGCGCTCGAGGGCTGCGGCCGCAGCTTCGAGGTGCTGTTCGCCGACGACGGCAGCACCGACGGCAGCGCCGACCTGCTCGACGCACTGGCCGCCGCGGATCCCCGCATCCGCGTGGTCCACCTGCGCAAGCACTTCGGCAAGTCGCCGGCGCTGGCGGCCGCGTTCGAGCGGGTGCACGGCGAGGTCGTGATCACCCTCGACGGTGACCTGCAGGACGACCCCGCCTGCATCCCGGAGTTCCTCGCGCGCATCGACGCCGGCGCCGACCTGGTGTCGGGCTTCAAGCAGGTGCGTCACGACCCCCTGGGCAAGACGCTGCCGTCGAAGTTCTTCAACCGCGTGGTCCGGTGGGTCTCACGGGTGCCGCTGCGCGACTTCAACTGCGGCTTCAAGGCCTACCGGCTCGCGTGCATCCGCGAGCTCAGCGTCTACGGCGGCTTCCATCGCTTCTTGCCGGTGCTGGCGAGCGAGCGCGGCTTCCGGGTCGAGGAGCTGGTGGTGCAGCACCGGCCCCGCGTGCACGGGCACAGCAAGTTCGGCGCCCTTCGCATGTTCGAGGGCTCGCTCGATCTGCTGACGGTGCTGATGGTGACCCGCTTCCGCACCCGGCCGCTGCACCTGTTCGGGTTGCTGGCCGGCGTGAGCGGCACGGTCGGCCTCTCGCTGCTGGCGTACCTGACGGTGCT encodes:
- a CDS encoding class I SAM-dependent methyltransferase; the protein is MAEPSSNARKHASRNPLQRALIGHFTRVLVREVAALRPRRVLEIGCGEGHMLAAIADAGLGAELIGVELSATAVTHARARLGSRARIEQGNALTLADDHAADVVLMLEVLEHLADPSAMLPVLARLCRPYLVASVPWEPMFRLANLARGHHLRRLGNHPEHLQAWSRRGFLEFIGQRFELRGAPLVPPWTMVVARARADE
- a CDS encoding glycosyltransferase family 2 protein — its product is MADVKSTSLGVSVVVPVWDERESLPQLHRELIAALEGCGRSFEVLFADDGSTDGSADLLDALAAADPRIRVVHLRKHFGKSPALAAAFERVHGEVVITLDGDLQDDPACIPEFLARIDAGADLVSGFKQVRHDPLGKTLPSKFFNRVVRWVSRVPLRDFNCGFKAYRLACIRELSVYGGFHRFLPVLASERGFRVEELVVQHRPRVHGHSKFGALRMFEGSLDLLTVLMVTRFRTRPLHLFGLLAGVSGTVGLSLLAYLTVLWFMGEPIGTRPLLTLGVLLTLASIQFVGTGLVAELLVRTTITNREIVSVRESPPRSPVLAQHGRPPAVLAPPPGPAAALAPSEASGPAHAGGGEAPSSSGRPP